One region of Termitidicoccus mucosus genomic DNA includes:
- a CDS encoding TlpA family protein disulfide reductase, producing the protein MKTKQLFPVWAGACLAVLSSMSISRAETPPGTAGEPAVSSSTAADRDYAELENLLKAAPPEGIDPRGREGWLWREEKYKRYAVGTLAFYKNHPSDPRRWEGIVQRGYTSPSFITGFKPGFDENPSWGGLIADEAALAEFRAGQTALLRELELASDTTLHQRIGAAGWLFDAVKREAVQNPSGETRERLRVAVKDFMAKFEPELNAAEIAGSVAESFLDLLREQDASAAAEYEETLRRSRHASLREVADKEARALARLAGAGKIKFTAADGREVDVGAMRGKVVLIDFWATWCGPCIAEIPNVVAVYDKYHDKGFEVVGITLENTGVTATMEEAQKEKRLAAAKAKMLKFAADKKMPWPQHYDGKGFGNDFAVQFGIQAIPAMVLIAPDGTIVSTSARGPKLESEVRRLLGLE; encoded by the coding sequence ATGAAAACGAAACAACTTTTCCCTGTCTGGGCCGGCGCATGCCTGGCGGTGCTTTCCAGTATGTCCATCTCCCGCGCGGAAACGCCGCCCGGGACCGCCGGCGAGCCGGCGGTCTCCAGTTCCACCGCCGCCGACCGCGACTACGCCGAACTGGAAAACCTGCTCAAGGCCGCTCCTCCCGAAGGTATCGACCCTCGCGGACGTGAAGGCTGGCTGTGGCGCGAGGAAAAATATAAACGCTACGCCGTCGGCACCCTTGCGTTTTATAAAAACCACCCCTCCGACCCGCGCCGCTGGGAGGGCATTGTCCAGCGCGGCTACACGTCGCCGTCGTTCATCACGGGCTTCAAGCCGGGATTTGACGAAAATCCGTCATGGGGCGGATTGATCGCGGACGAGGCCGCGCTGGCAGAGTTCCGGGCCGGACAGACCGCGCTTCTGCGCGAACTGGAGCTGGCCTCCGACACCACGCTTCACCAGCGGATCGGCGCCGCCGGATGGCTGTTCGATGCAGTCAAGCGCGAGGCCGTGCAAAATCCATCCGGGGAAACCCGGGAACGGCTGAGGGTCGCGGTCAAGGATTTCATGGCAAAATTCGAGCCCGAGCTCAATGCGGCCGAGATCGCCGGGTCCGTGGCTGAATCCTTCCTCGATCTCCTGCGCGAGCAGGACGCGTCCGCCGCCGCCGAGTATGAGGAGACGCTGCGGCGGAGCCGCCACGCATCCCTGCGCGAGGTGGCGGACAAGGAGGCGCGCGCCTTGGCGCGGCTTGCCGGGGCAGGCAAAATCAAGTTCACCGCAGCGGACGGACGCGAGGTCGATGTCGGCGCGATGCGGGGCAAGGTGGTGCTGATTGACTTCTGGGCGACGTGGTGCGGCCCGTGCATTGCCGAGATTCCGAATGTCGTGGCCGTTTACGACAAGTATCACGACAAGGGTTTCGAGGTCGTGGGCATCACGCTCGAAAATACCGGCGTAACCGCCACGATGGAAGAGGCGCAGAAAGAAAAGCGCCTCGCCGCGGCAAAAGCGAAAATGCTGAAATTCGCCGCCGACAAAAAAATGCCCTGGCCGCAGCATTACGACGGCAAGGGCTTCGGCAACGACTTTGCCGTGCAATTTGGCATCCAGGCGATTCCCGCGATGGTGCTGATCGCACCGGATGGCACGATTGTCTCCACCAGCGCGCGGGGCCCGAAACTCGAATCCGAAGTGCGCAGGCTGCTGGGCTTGGAATAA
- a CDS encoding xylose operon transcription regulator XylR has product MTEKSHSASRQTPQKRRPVIGLALLQGLSFLEKVRHGIVDYAQARGGWTFLFMPESLAPSVDWLRHTRMDGAFALVTTPRDMRIARSLPFPVVNLAGHINPEKIPSVMVDHRQIGQMAAEHLLGLGFKRLGYYGTSNMWYSCERYSGFSDAARRAGAKCHSLIVHPNKRAPTRWRDQHQQLARWLRGLQKPVGILASIDLRAAMIVDVCLQTGLRVPDDVAVLGVDNDQAVCQLGPVALTSIARNDWKVGWEAAAMLDRAMAGIANPQNLILVEPEQVVMRKSTETVAVNDPLVADLIAEARKHLDKPFGVEWLVQRAGHSRRWLELRFREALGQPPLTVINRLRVAKAREMLSAAGRAHMTLTDVAAQCGFADLRRFRLVFTKHAGVPPKTFRRAAQNAEAFPRLDPRKTPGNQASQ; this is encoded by the coding sequence ATGACCGAAAAGAGTCATTCGGCTTCAAGGCAAACACCACAAAAACGTCGTCCGGTCATCGGCCTGGCGCTTTTGCAGGGGCTTTCGTTTCTCGAAAAAGTGCGCCATGGCATCGTGGATTATGCGCAGGCGCGCGGGGGCTGGACGTTTTTGTTCATGCCGGAAAGCCTCGCGCCATCCGTGGACTGGCTGCGGCATACGCGCATGGACGGCGCGTTTGCGCTGGTGACAACTCCCCGGGACATGCGCATTGCGCGCTCGCTGCCGTTCCCGGTGGTCAACCTGGCCGGACACATCAACCCCGAAAAGATACCCTCGGTGATGGTTGACCACCGGCAGATCGGACAGATGGCGGCGGAACACTTGCTGGGGCTCGGTTTCAAGCGGCTCGGTTATTACGGGACGAGCAACATGTGGTACAGTTGCGAGCGTTACTCCGGGTTTTCCGATGCCGCGCGGCGCGCGGGTGCCAAATGCCATTCGCTCATCGTTCACCCCAACAAGCGCGCCCCCACGCGCTGGCGCGACCAGCACCAGCAACTCGCACGCTGGCTGCGCGGTTTGCAAAAGCCGGTCGGCATCCTGGCCAGCATCGATTTGCGCGCGGCGATGATCGTGGATGTGTGCCTGCAAACCGGCCTGCGTGTGCCGGACGATGTGGCGGTGCTCGGCGTGGACAACGACCAGGCGGTCTGCCAGCTGGGGCCGGTGGCGCTCACGAGCATCGCCCGCAACGACTGGAAGGTCGGCTGGGAGGCCGCCGCGATGCTTGACCGGGCGATGGCTGGCATCGCCAATCCTCAAAACCTGATCCTGGTCGAACCGGAACAGGTGGTGATGCGCAAATCAACCGAGACGGTGGCGGTGAACGATCCGCTCGTGGCGGATTTGATCGCAGAGGCGCGCAAGCATCTGGACAAACCCTTCGGGGTGGAGTGGCTGGTGCAGCGCGCCGGGCATTCGCGCCGCTGGCTGGAACTGCGTTTTCGCGAGGCGCTGGGACAACCGCCGCTGACGGTGATCAACCGCCTGCGCGTGGCCAAGGCGCGCGAAATGCTCTCCGCCGCCGGACGCGCGCACATGACGCTCACGGATGTCGCCGCGCAATGCGGTTTCGCGGACTTGCGGCGCTTCCGGCTCGTGTTCACAAAGCACGCGGGGGTGCCGCCGAAAACGTTCCGGCGCGCGGCGCAAAATGCGGAGGCGTTTCCCCGGCTTGACCCGCGGAAAACACCGGGGAACCAGGCTTCACAATAA
- the dusB gene encoding tRNA dihydrouridine synthase DusB — MRIGPVELSSPLFLSPLAGYTNLPMRLTLRELGGLGWATTDLINARSLVERNPRALKLAETSPADRPFAIQLFGSVASEMRDAAVICEQLGAASVDINMGCPVKKVVRVGGGSAMMTELEKTAALVRGMIEAVRIPVTAKMRLGWDDDNITAPDLVRVLEDAGIAAVFIHGRTRAQGFGGTVSLDGIRSVVQAARAIPVIGNGDVITPESAKKMIDETGCAGVSIGRGAFYDPWIFRRTAHLLRTGEIPPEPSFDERVRVMCRHLDHMIDVFGEEHGCRLFRKIAPWYAKRFGPAKDFKQRVIAVTTRAEFHALLASYRRWRAPYCDANGDLLPRFQPPPLVASFMRAPDDGGPHDSIPVPKGPVEMW; from the coding sequence ATGCGCATCGGGCCTGTCGAACTCTCCTCGCCGCTTTTTCTGTCTCCGCTCGCCGGATACACGAACCTGCCCATGCGCCTCACGCTGCGCGAACTCGGCGGGCTCGGCTGGGCGACCACCGACCTCATCAACGCCCGTTCGCTCGTCGAGCGCAATCCGCGCGCGCTCAAGCTCGCCGAGACCTCGCCCGCCGACCGGCCGTTCGCCATCCAGCTCTTCGGCTCGGTCGCATCCGAGATGCGCGATGCCGCCGTCATCTGCGAACAGCTCGGCGCGGCGTCCGTGGACATCAACATGGGCTGCCCGGTGAAAAAGGTCGTCCGCGTGGGCGGCGGTTCCGCCATGATGACCGAGCTCGAAAAAACCGCCGCCCTCGTGCGGGGCATGATCGAGGCGGTGCGGATTCCCGTCACCGCCAAGATGCGCCTCGGCTGGGACGACGACAACATCACCGCGCCCGACCTCGTGCGCGTGCTGGAGGACGCGGGCATCGCCGCGGTGTTCATCCACGGGCGCACGCGGGCGCAGGGATTCGGCGGCACGGTCAGCCTCGACGGCATCCGCTCCGTCGTGCAGGCGGCCCGCGCCATCCCCGTCATCGGCAACGGCGACGTCATCACGCCCGAGTCCGCGAAAAAGATGATCGACGAGACCGGCTGCGCCGGGGTGAGCATCGGTCGGGGCGCGTTTTACGATCCCTGGATTTTCCGCCGCACCGCGCATCTGTTGCGCACCGGCGAGATCCCGCCTGAGCCGTCCTTCGACGAACGCGTGCGCGTGATGTGCCGCCATCTCGACCACATGATCGACGTGTTTGGCGAGGAGCACGGCTGCCGCCTGTTCCGCAAGATCGCGCCCTGGTATGCGAAGCGTTTCGGGCCGGCGAAGGACTTCAAGCAGCGCGTCATCGCCGTCACCACGCGCGCGGAATTCCATGCGCTGCTCGCAAGTTACCGCCGCTGGCGCGCGCCGTATTGCGATGCGAACGGGGACTTGCTGCCCCGCTTCCAGCCGCCGCCGCTCGTCGCCTCCTTCATGCGCGCGCCGGATGACGGCGGCCCGCATGATTCCATTCCCGTGCCCAAGGGACCGGTGGAAATGTGGTAG
- a CDS encoding mannonate dehydratase, which translates to MKLGLGLYKHQLDRGHFNFARQIGATHLVIHLVDYFRGNPHNARDNQPTGGVKDGWGYAGDPDALWTLDELTALRREIEAAGLKLEAIENFDPAHWHDILLDGPKRALHIENIKTIIRRLGRAGIPVMGYNFSIAGVAGRTTGPYARGGAPSVGMEGPVDDPIPLGMVWNMIYDADAPAGTLPPITHEELWRRLEAFLDEILPVAEEAGVKLAAHPDDPPLPTVRGQPRLVHQPALYQKLIDLNPSPSNALEFCIGSLAEMTEGDIYEVVDHYSRQRRLGYVHFRNIRGKVPDYKETFIDDGDVDMMRVLKILIQNRFDGVLIPDHTPQVACPAPWHAGMAYAMGYMKAAMKTLGID; encoded by the coding sequence ATGAAACTCGGCCTTGGCCTTTATAAACACCAGCTCGACCGCGGGCACTTCAATTTTGCGCGCCAGATCGGCGCGACCCATCTGGTGATCCACCTCGTGGATTACTTTCGCGGCAATCCGCACAACGCGCGCGACAACCAGCCCACCGGCGGCGTCAAGGACGGCTGGGGCTACGCCGGCGATCCCGACGCGCTCTGGACGCTCGACGAACTCACCGCCCTGCGCCGCGAGATCGAGGCCGCCGGCCTGAAGCTCGAAGCCATCGAGAACTTCGACCCCGCGCACTGGCACGACATCCTGCTCGACGGTCCGAAACGCGCGCTCCACATCGAGAACATAAAAACCATCATCCGCCGCCTGGGCCGGGCCGGCATCCCTGTCATGGGCTACAACTTCAGCATCGCCGGTGTGGCCGGCCGCACCACCGGTCCCTATGCGCGCGGCGGCGCGCCCTCCGTTGGCATGGAAGGCCCGGTGGACGATCCCATCCCGCTCGGCATGGTCTGGAACATGATCTACGACGCCGACGCCCCCGCCGGCACGCTCCCGCCCATCACGCACGAGGAACTCTGGCGCCGGCTGGAAGCCTTTCTCGACGAAATCCTGCCCGTGGCCGAGGAGGCGGGCGTGAAGCTCGCCGCGCATCCCGACGACCCGCCGCTGCCCACCGTGCGCGGCCAGCCCCGGCTTGTGCATCAGCCTGCGCTCTACCAGAAACTCATCGATCTCAATCCCAGCCCGTCCAATGCGCTGGAGTTCTGCATCGGCTCGCTCGCCGAGATGACCGAGGGCGACATCTACGAGGTGGTCGATCATTACAGCCGCCAGCGGCGTCTCGGCTATGTCCACTTCCGCAACATCCGCGGCAAGGTGCCGGATTACAAGGAGACCTTCATCGACGACGGCGACGTGGACATGATGCGCGTATTGAAAATTTTGATACAAAACAGGTTCGACGGCGTGCTGATCCCCGACCACACGCCCCAGGTCGCGTGCCCGGCGCCCTGGCACGCCGGCATGGCCTACGCCATGGGCTACATGAAGGCCGCGATGAAAACCCTCGGCATCGACTGA
- a CDS encoding SDR family NAD(P)-dependent oxidoreductase, whose product MNNPSFPGIFSLRGQVALITGGGTGIGRAIAGAMHAAGAHVVLAGRREAELAAAAAELGERASIAVHDVTELDAAPALVARITRETGPVTCLVNNAGINMKKPAVETTSPEFEAMLRTHVLGSHALTRAVAPGMIERKSGSVLFIASMASLFGIPGVIAYTAAKSAYVGMVKCYSTELSPHGVRVNAIAPGWIETAMSRKAMEGDPARRQKIIGRTPMAKFGAPADIGWAAVYLASPAASFVTGVTLPVDGGASIGF is encoded by the coding sequence ATGAACAACCCATCCTTCCCAGGCATCTTTTCCCTGCGCGGCCAGGTCGCGCTCATCACCGGGGGCGGCACCGGCATCGGCCGGGCCATCGCCGGGGCCATGCACGCGGCGGGCGCGCATGTCGTGCTGGCCGGACGCCGCGAGGCCGAACTCGCCGCCGCCGCCGCCGAATTGGGCGAACGCGCCAGCATCGCCGTGCACGACGTCACGGAACTCGACGCTGCGCCCGCGCTGGTCGCGCGCATCACCCGCGAGACCGGCCCGGTCACCTGCCTGGTCAACAACGCCGGCATCAACATGAAGAAGCCCGCCGTCGAGACGACTTCGCCGGAGTTCGAGGCCATGCTGCGCACCCACGTGCTCGGGTCGCACGCGCTCACCCGCGCCGTGGCGCCGGGCATGATCGAGCGCAAGTCCGGCAGCGTGCTCTTCATCGCGTCGATGGCCTCGCTTTTTGGCATTCCCGGCGTCATCGCCTACACTGCGGCCAAGTCCGCCTATGTCGGCATGGTGAAATGTTATTCGACGGAGCTTTCGCCGCACGGTGTCCGCGTCAACGCGATCGCACCCGGCTGGATAGAGACGGCGATGTCGCGCAAGGCGATGGAAGGCGACCCGGCCCGCAGGCAAAAGATCATCGGGCGCACGCCGATGGCGAAGTTCGGCGCGCCCGCCGACATCGGCTGGGCGGCGGTTTACCTGGCCTCACCGGCGGCATCCTTTGTCACCGGGGTGACGCTGCCCGTCGATGGCGGCGCGAGCATCGGGTTCTGA
- a CDS encoding response regulator transcription factor, giving the protein MPPTPDTSSVLHDPKLQRALLDLHGALEFHDLWGSLQHLFEVAVPHDTLVMSANYLDWRRESSTRRRASRRSRIADPEFNGRAVVEHGAPFFQPFLDAHKGIPCYSHSDIIADARRITRLPYYRKYMQPAGWRYSAHLLFWRDGAVDTSFALRRRPDQGDFLPGEMDLLRAVHPHIEVAFERMRKFEHERQRRRLLETFYRATPEALLFLDWNLKCVYSSRDALSLCAHWNLGPGPAKKFSPQAIFDIPPAIAAACEEIRAEWLQAAPAHPSSPAPASSRRAGAAPSEPAGDPPLRHLVDARSGCEALVSLRKDTANALTKPVFIIRLRPPGGAAGVDGSETAAPAAGSPARLLHALSPTERELVMLVCAGCSNKEIAMRTAKTEGSVKVLLSRIFKKLHVTSRTRLIIALQQT; this is encoded by the coding sequence TTGCCGCCCACTCCCGACACATCGTCCGTCCTGCATGACCCGAAGTTGCAGCGTGCCTTGCTGGACTTGCACGGGGCGCTGGAATTTCACGACTTGTGGGGTTCGCTCCAGCATCTTTTCGAGGTCGCCGTGCCCCATGACACCCTCGTCATGTCGGCCAACTATCTGGACTGGCGGCGGGAATCGAGCACCCGGCGGCGGGCGTCGCGGCGGTCGCGCATCGCCGACCCCGAATTCAACGGGCGGGCGGTGGTGGAGCATGGCGCGCCTTTCTTTCAGCCGTTCCTCGATGCGCACAAGGGCATCCCGTGCTACAGCCACAGCGATATCATCGCGGATGCCCGGCGGATCACGCGCCTGCCCTATTACCGGAAATACATGCAGCCGGCCGGCTGGCGCTATTCCGCGCACCTGCTGTTTTGGCGTGACGGCGCGGTGGACACCTCGTTTGCGCTGCGCCGCCGCCCCGATCAAGGAGACTTTCTGCCCGGGGAGATGGATCTGTTGCGTGCGGTGCATCCGCATATCGAGGTCGCCTTCGAACGCATGCGGAAATTTGAGCACGAACGGCAGCGGCGCCGGTTGCTGGAGACCTTTTACCGGGCGACGCCGGAGGCGCTGCTCTTTCTCGACTGGAATCTCAAGTGCGTGTATTCGAGCCGGGACGCGCTTTCGCTTTGCGCGCATTGGAATCTCGGTCCCGGGCCGGCGAAAAAGTTTTCCCCGCAGGCCATCTTTGACATCCCGCCCGCGATCGCCGCGGCCTGCGAGGAGATCCGGGCGGAATGGTTGCAAGCGGCTCCCGCGCATCCGTCCTCCCCTGCCCCGGCCTCATCGCGCCGGGCCGGCGCGGCGCCTTCGGAGCCGGCGGGCGATCCCCCGCTGCGGCACCTGGTCGATGCGCGATCAGGGTGCGAGGCGCTGGTTTCATTGCGCAAGGACACCGCGAATGCCCTCACCAAGCCGGTCTTTATCATCCGGCTGCGCCCGCCGGGCGGCGCCGCCGGGGTCGACGGCAGCGAGACGGCCGCGCCGGCCGCCGGCTCCCCCGCGCGGCTGCTGCACGCGCTCTCGCCGACCGAACGCGAGTTGGTGATGCTGGTTTGCGCCGGTTGCAGCAACAAGGAAATCGCCATGCGCACCGCGAAGACCGAGGGCAGCGTGAAAGTGCTGCTCAGCCGGATTTTCAAAAAACTGCACGTGACCAGCCGCACGCGCCTGATCATCGCGCTGCAACAAACATGA
- a CDS encoding TonB-dependent receptor plug domain-containing protein has protein sequence MTTLKSNVTVGRPGLLAFGITLSVLSPFHLLDAQPASPAPGERAPSAENGDEAVHLEPVEVTGSRIRTLVGEQTALPVFTVPQFELQQRGITRLADLRWAIPQMSPSMGYNDNYKNSGTSRAQTISSTFALRGFGGNTTLILIDGKRVPHTGQSAPGGAGGREDFNIDGIPASAIERIEVLPQGAGAIYGADAIAGVINVILKKNYTGGEIQFVYDNTFDSDVARKEVSFSGGVRAGKLSAFVTLNAANQAGLARADRWWTASYDLSPWGGANSLLSASYAGPGTLSTGLYPDPQSPYGPGHGSYPAALPGLAVGTVLIPAGSDGTVIPTDADGASLGGHYDAARYLMEIDASRSQSVIAKLDYDLAPWFSPYGQLRWSRFANSYTGAPITINRQLAAGVGGNPFSSPVYLSKVFWDLPRPAIKSTQLNSGIVLGVRGDLSLNDWRYNANFSWARNTTRDRSENDGFNSTALAAALASGLVLAYDSSTPGADPNGDGVLTSLLNGIDHKDVSDVYEYALQADGTIWDGWAGGIKLALGGEIQREKVKFHYEPVVSYLLSEPFNRQTNAAYAELSVPLLSDAQGIPLVHKLSVSGAVRYEDWSDIGDHTTPALSLLFQPKKWLSLRASRTEGFKAPKLYELLAPVYETDQTIYNAANYIDRLRNNEALDPNYNYHLVSGGQPHLKPEKSVTRNAGVVLDVPVIKGLSFSVDFWDIDYTDKVGGPGYQVIMDYFPERVTRAAPEGDGLPGKITGLDTSSINMAKEKLKGVDYRVTFQRVFPLGEIFFSFAYSDVGKRTTKATPSSANVVTKNPDRASAALFWSRGPWNAGASANYQSAYPKSAYTTLEYSSYTELNPQIAYDFGRDPAFKDASGWRRLLDKTRVSLTIINALKEEPSYSDVVNSSFVGDPRLRRYVITLTKAF, from the coding sequence ATGACCACACTAAAAAGCAATGTTACCGTCGGCAGGCCAGGCCTGCTGGCTTTTGGAATAACCCTGTCCGTCCTGTCACCCTTCCACCTGCTCGATGCCCAGCCAGCCAGCCCGGCGCCGGGGGAAAGAGCACCTTCGGCGGAAAACGGCGACGAGGCGGTTCACTTGGAGCCCGTCGAAGTAACCGGCTCCCGCATTCGCACGCTCGTGGGCGAGCAGACGGCGCTTCCTGTTTTTACCGTGCCGCAGTTTGAGCTCCAGCAACGCGGCATCACCCGCCTGGCCGACCTCCGCTGGGCCATTCCGCAAATGAGCCCGAGCATGGGATACAACGACAACTACAAGAACAGCGGCACCTCGCGCGCGCAAACCATCAGCTCCACCTTTGCCCTGCGCGGTTTCGGGGGCAACACCACGCTCATCCTCATCGACGGGAAGCGCGTGCCGCACACCGGCCAGAGCGCGCCGGGCGGCGCGGGCGGGCGCGAGGATTTCAACATCGACGGCATCCCCGCCTCGGCCATTGAGCGCATCGAGGTGCTGCCGCAAGGCGCCGGGGCCATTTATGGCGCCGATGCCATCGCAGGGGTGATCAATGTGATCCTCAAGAAGAACTACACCGGCGGCGAAATCCAATTCGTTTACGACAACACTTTCGACAGCGATGTCGCCCGGAAGGAAGTCAGTTTCAGCGGCGGCGTCCGGGCGGGAAAGTTATCCGCCTTCGTGACCCTCAACGCCGCCAATCAGGCCGGCCTCGCCCGCGCCGACCGCTGGTGGACCGCCAGCTACGATCTCTCGCCTTGGGGCGGCGCCAACAGCCTGCTCAGCGCGTCCTACGCCGGCCCCGGCACGCTGTCCACCGGGCTCTACCCTGACCCGCAATCACCCTACGGTCCGGGCCACGGCAGCTATCCCGCCGCCCTTCCCGGACTTGCCGTCGGCACCGTTCTCATTCCCGCCGGCTCGGACGGCACCGTCATACCCACCGATGCCGACGGCGCCTCGCTCGGCGGGCATTACGATGCCGCCCGCTACCTCATGGAGATAGACGCCTCGCGCAGCCAGAGTGTCATCGCCAAGCTCGATTACGACCTCGCCCCGTGGTTCAGCCCCTACGGGCAGCTCCGCTGGAGCCGTTTCGCGAACAGCTACACCGGCGCGCCTATCACCATCAATCGCCAGCTCGCCGCCGGCGTCGGCGGAAACCCGTTCTCCTCGCCGGTCTATCTCTCGAAAGTCTTCTGGGACCTGCCGCGCCCCGCCATAAAATCCACGCAGCTCAACAGCGGCATCGTCCTCGGCGTCCGCGGCGACCTGTCCCTCAACGACTGGCGCTACAACGCCAATTTTTCCTGGGCGCGCAACACCACCCGCGACCGCTCGGAAAACGACGGTTTCAATTCCACGGCGCTCGCCGCCGCCCTCGCCTCCGGCCTCGTCCTCGCCTACGACAGTTCCACCCCCGGTGCCGACCCCAACGGCGACGGCGTCCTGACCAGCCTGCTCAACGGGATTGACCACAAGGATGTCTCCGATGTTTACGAATACGCCCTTCAGGCCGACGGCACGATCTGGGACGGCTGGGCGGGCGGCATCAAGCTCGCCCTCGGCGGCGAAATCCAGCGGGAAAAGGTCAAGTTCCATTACGAGCCGGTGGTCAGCTACCTGTTGAGCGAGCCCTTCAACCGCCAGACCAACGCCGCCTACGCCGAACTGTCCGTCCCGCTGCTCTCCGATGCGCAAGGCATCCCCCTCGTCCACAAACTCTCCGTGAGCGGCGCCGTCCGCTACGAGGATTGGTCCGACATCGGCGACCACACCACGCCGGCGCTCAGCCTGCTTTTCCAACCCAAAAAATGGCTGAGCCTGCGCGCCTCGCGCACCGAGGGCTTCAAGGCGCCAAAACTGTATGAACTGCTGGCCCCGGTCTATGAGACGGACCAGACAATCTACAACGCCGCCAATTATATTGACCGCCTGCGCAATAACGAGGCGCTCGATCCCAACTATAACTACCATCTCGTCAGCGGCGGCCAGCCGCACCTGAAGCCGGAAAAATCCGTCACGCGCAACGCCGGCGTGGTGCTCGACGTGCCGGTGATTAAGGGCCTGTCGTTCTCGGTGGACTTCTGGGATATCGATTACACCGACAAGGTGGGGGGCCCGGGCTACCAGGTGATCATGGATTACTTCCCGGAGCGCGTCACCCGCGCCGCTCCCGAAGGCGACGGACTGCCCGGCAAAATCACCGGCCTCGACACCAGCTCCATCAACATGGCCAAGGAAAAGCTGAAGGGCGTGGATTACCGCGTCACCTTCCAACGCGTGTTCCCGCTCGGGGAAATCTTCTTCTCGTTCGCTTATTCCGACGTGGGCAAGCGCACCACCAAGGCCACGCCCTCTTCCGCCAATGTTGTCACGAAGAATCCCGACCGCGCCAGCGCCGCGCTCTTCTGGTCGCGCGGCCCGTGGAACGCGGGCGCCTCGGCCAACTATCAGTCCGCTTATCCGAAGAGCGCCTATACCACGTTGGAATATTCATCCTACACCGAACTGAATCCGCAGATCGCGTATGATTTCGGCCGCGATCCGGCGTTCAAGGATGCGTCCGGCTGGAGGCGTCTGCTGGATAAAACCAGAGTCAGTCTCACCATCATAAACGCGCTCAAGGAAGAGCCTTCCTATTCCGACGTGGTCAATTCCAGTTTTGTCGGCGACCCGCGCCTCAGGCGTTATGTCATCACCCTGACCAAGGCATTTTAA